GCTTTGGTTTCGGGGTCAAGCCCGGCAAGGCCGTTGCGCTGGGCATTTCGCTGGCGATCAATTCCGCGGCCTTCCAGCAGGTGACCGATGGCGGGGGCGACATCAAGGCCAACAGCGCCAGTTTTGGTGCCGGCCTGTCGCTGCACCCGATGGACGACTGGTGGGGCGGCCTCAGCCTGACCAACCTGATGGGCACCTACGAGTGGGACTCGGGTGATCTCTGGGGCCAGGACGGCGAAGCCCGTGTGGAGAATTCCACCCCCAGTCTCTTCGGAGTCGGTCTGGCACACACCCTGCTGGACAAGCACCTGCTGCTCTGTGCCGACTACCAGGCCTCCTCGGAGAAAGCCTGGGACCTGCGCCTGGGTGCCGAGTACAGCAATCACCAGGGCGAGAACGGCGACTGGGCCGCTCGTGCGGGCTACGATTCGGGCAACTTCAGCCTGGGGGGCGGTTACGGTTGGCAACTGCGCAAGGTCCATATCGGCCTGGATTACGCCGTCGTGATCCATCAGGACGATCCCAGTGAGATCCACGCCTTCAATTTCAACTTTGGATTCTGATGAACAGCGCAGCATTGGCCACTGCCCTGCTGGCCCTGGCACCTCTGGCGGCCCGGGCCGGCATTGATGGCATCGTCAGCGGATCCGCTGACAGCGGGTATTCTTTCCTCAAGATCGTCCCCGACGCCGCCCTGGGTGGCATGGGCGAGGCCGGCGTGGCCCTGGATCACGGGGTCTTCAGCGCACTGCTCAACCCGGCGGCTCTGCCCACCGATCGCCGCACCACTTTTGGCCTGAGCAACAACGACTGGATCGCCGACGCCAGCATGGTGTCGGCCGCCGGTTCCTTCGCCACCGGCCCCGTCTGGCTGACCCTGCACGCTCGCGTGCTCGAGCTGGACGGCTTCGAGTTGCGCGACACGCCCAATCCCGACCCGGATGGCGAGTACAGTCTTCAGGATGTGGCGGCCGGGATCAATGGGGCCATGGAAATCGCGCCTGGCCTGAGCGTGGGGGCCGGGGTCTCGCTGGTGCACGAGAAGATCTACCGGGACGACAGTCGCACGGCATCCTTCGGCACCGGAGTGCTCTGGACGCGCGGCCCCTGGAGCGCCGGTCTGGCGCTGAATCACCTGGGCGCCGCCGGTGATCTGGCCGGGGAGAGTGTCAATCTGCCCCGCCGCATCACGGTCGGCGCGGGCTGGAGCGGCAGCCTGCCTCGGGTCGAAACCCCCGTGCGTGTGGCCGCCGACTGGCTTGCCACGCGCGACGAGGATGGTCACCTGCATCTCGGAGCCGAATTGCAGCCCCTGGATCCGTTGCTGCTGCGCGCTGGCTGGATGCAGGGTTACGAGGATCGCAGCTTCAGCTGGGGCTTTGGCCTGCGCTGGCGCAAGTTCCGTCTGGATTACGCGAATCTGCCCTTCAAAAGGGATTTCGACGACACGCAGAAGTTCACTTTCAGTTTTTTCATGTAAGGAGATTCCTGCATGGCACGCTACAAGATTGCCTGGATGCCCGGTGATGGCGTCGGCAACGACGTGATGGATGCCACCCGCCCGGTACTGGATGCTCTGGGGTTCGACGCCGAGTATGTGCACGCCGACATCGGCTGGGAGTTCTGGTGCAGCGAGGGCAACCCACTGCCCGACCGCACGCTTGAGATCCTGCGCAACACGGATGCCTGCCTCTTTGGCGCGATCACATCCAAGCCCACCGAGGAAGCGAAGAAGGAACTGCACCCCTCACTGCAGGGCAAGGGTCTGAGTTACTTCAGCCCCATCGTGCGTCTGCGTCAGGAATTCAACCTGCACACCAACCTGCGCCCCTGCAAGGCCTACCCGGGCAACCCGCTGAACCTGAAGGACGGCATCGACATGGTGGTCTTCCGCGAGAACACGGAGGGCAGTTATGGCGGGGTCGAGTTCCATCCCGTGCCCGACAATGTGCGCGAGGCACTGTGCACCAATCCCAAGATGCACAAGTACGACTCCGTGGCCGCCGAGGACCTGGCGATTTCCACCCGCATCATGACCCGCCAGGGCTGCAGCCGCATCGTGCGCAAGTCCTTCGAGTTCGCCCGCAAGTTCAACCGCAAGACCGTGACGCTGGTGGAGAAACCCAATGTGCTGCGGGAAACCGGTGGACTGATGGTGCGCGAGGCCCGCAAGGTGGCTGCCGATTTCCCGGGCATCGAGCTCTGGGAAACCAACATCGACGCCATGTGCATGTGGCTGGTGAAGAATCCCGAGAACTATGACGTGCTGGTGGCCGAGAACATGTTCGGTGACATCATCAGCGACCTCTGCGCCCAGCTGGTGGGTGGCCTGGGCTTCGCCTCCAGCGGCAACATCGGCGACAACTACGCCGTGTTCGAGCCGACCCACGGCAGCGCGCCCAAGTATTACGGCAAGAACAAGGTCAACCCCATGGCCATGCTGCTGACCGCCCGGATGATGATCGAATGGCTGGGCGAAACCGCCATGGCCGACCGCCTCGAAAGCGCGATCGCCGCCGTGATCGCCGAAGGCACGCACCGCACCTACGACATGGGCGGTACCACCGGCACCCGCGAAATGGCGCAGGCCGTGATCGAGAAACTCTGAGCATGAAGGGGAAGGTGCGACTGCTGCTCACCAGTGGATTGGCCTGTCTGGCCGCCTGCACGCTGTTCGAGCCGCGCGGAAGCCAGGAACCGGACAGCGCGGCCCTGGGCGACTACCTTCCCCCCGCCAGCCCCGAGAACGTGTTGCACAACCTCCAGGAAGCGATCCGCTACCTGGAGGTTGTGCCCTATCGGGAACTGCTGGCCGACAGTGGCTGGATTTCGCCCTTCCGGCTGGTGCCGGACGCGGAGGAGTATCTGGCCCTGCAGGGACTGGACTGGGGGCTGGACGAGGAGGATGGCTGGTTCCATTCCCTGGCCAACCACTTCAGCACGCTGCCCCTGGATGTACGTCACGAGCTGGAGCTTGACCCGGAGGCCCGGGTCGAACAGTTCGGCGACAGCGCGCTCTTCGTATCCAGTTATGCCCTTGAGATGCAGCATGGGGTGGAATCGCTGCCCGAGCGCTTCTCCGGGACCCTGAGCCTGCTGCTGGGACGCGAACAGCAGAGTGGCGACTGGGCCATCGTGCGCTGGACGGACCAGGCCGCGGACACGGGAGCCGGCTGGACCCAGCTCCGCGTCACCTTCCGGGGGCCCTGATGGGCTGCCCGTCGCCCGTTCAGCGCCTGCTCTGCCTGCTGCCTCTGCTGCTGCTGGGTGCCTGCCGCAATCCCTTCGCGCCCCGACTGGGCGACCCGCGCAGCGTCTGGAATGACCAGGCCACCGTCGGCGGGCTGCTGGAAAACTTCCGCATGGCCTACATCCGCCAGGACAGTCTGCGCTATGCCGAGTGCATCTCGTGCGACACCTACACCTTCAACTACTTCGACACCGATCTGGCCGAGTACGCCTCAATGCCCCGCGAGCTGGATCTGGCCACCACCGGCCGCCTGTTCAGGCATTATGAGGATGTGGATCTGCGCTGGGTCGGCATTTCCGAGTCGCTGTCCGCGCTGGAAACCGCGGATTCGCTGATCAGTTTCACGGTCTTCTTCGTGCTCACTCTGGATGCCACCTGGCTGGACGGCCACGCCCGTTTCAGCGTGATACGGCAGGGCGGGCAGAACGCGGCCTGCCCCAGCCCGATCTTCGGCGACGATCCAGTCTTCCGCATCGTCCAGTGGGATGACAATCTCTAGGCGTCCCATTTGCCGTCGATCGGCCTCAATCCCGCATTTTCGTGGATTCCGGACAAAGGCAATTCGCCCTGAAGTGGCTTTTCTTGTGCCTTGGCGGGCGCTGCCCATTGCGCTTGATTCGGATCAATTGCAGATTCATTCCGATTCCCGACTTACAGCGGCTGTGTGCGCCGTCGGGTCGATTCCACGTGCGGATCCGCTGCGGGATATCGTGACAGGCCCCGCCCTCAAACCGGATTCGCCAAGCCGCTGACGGCCAAACACCAAGGAGACAGCGTGCGACTGGGTGTCAACATCGATCACATCGCCACCCTCCGGCAAGCCCGGCGCACGGTGGAGCCGGATCCCGTGCATGCGGTGGGTCTGGTCGAGCGCGCCGGGGCCGACGGAATCGTCTGCCACCTGCGGGAAGACCGGCGTCACATCAGCGACCGTGATCTGCAATTGCTGCGGGCCACCGT
This region of Candidatus Delongbacteria bacterium genomic DNA includes:
- a CDS encoding PorV/PorQ family protein; this translates as MNSAALATALLALAPLAARAGIDGIVSGSADSGYSFLKIVPDAALGGMGEAGVALDHGVFSALLNPAALPTDRRTTFGLSNNDWIADASMVSAAGSFATGPVWLTLHARVLELDGFELRDTPNPDPDGEYSLQDVAAGINGAMEIAPGLSVGAGVSLVHEKIYRDDSRTASFGTGVLWTRGPWSAGLALNHLGAAGDLAGESVNLPRRITVGAGWSGSLPRVETPVRVAADWLATRDEDGHLHLGAELQPLDPLLLRAGWMQGYEDRSFSWGFGLRWRKFRLDYANLPFKRDFDDTQKFTFSFFM
- a CDS encoding isocitrate/isopropylmalate dehydrogenase family protein; this translates as MARYKIAWMPGDGVGNDVMDATRPVLDALGFDAEYVHADIGWEFWCSEGNPLPDRTLEILRNTDACLFGAITSKPTEEAKKELHPSLQGKGLSYFSPIVRLRQEFNLHTNLRPCKAYPGNPLNLKDGIDMVVFRENTEGSYGGVEFHPVPDNVREALCTNPKMHKYDSVAAEDLAISTRIMTRQGCSRIVRKSFEFARKFNRKTVTLVEKPNVLRETGGLMVREARKVAADFPGIELWETNIDAMCMWLVKNPENYDVLVAENMFGDIISDLCAQLVGGLGFASSGNIGDNYAVFEPTHGSAPKYYGKNKVNPMAMLLTARMMIEWLGETAMADRLESAIAAVIAEGTHRTYDMGGTTGTREMAQAVIEKL